From the Actinomycetota bacterium genome, the window TGTACTCCTCGACGAGGAGGTTCTCGCTCATCTGCCCGGAACCTTCACTGTTCGGGCTGTGGTCGTAGGGGTGGACCTCCATCTCGTTGGACAGGGCCGCCTCGTAGTCCAGGACGTCGGTGTACGGCGGCGGGCCGTTCGCCTCCAACGTGTCGACGAGCTCGGTGTTGCCCACCTCGCGCGCCCACGCCAGCGTGTCCTGGTAGAAGATCTTGTCGGTGGCAGCCTGGCTCACCATCTGTCCGACGCCGACGTAGGCGCGGTACAGCTCGGGGTGCTGCTGGACCGCGAGCACTCCGAGCGTGGTTCCCCAGGACTGGCCGACCAGGTAGACCTTCTCCTGGTCGAACCGGTCGCGCAGGTAGTTGGTGACCGCGACCGCGTCGGCTACGGCGCCGTCCAGGGTCATCGTGTGGGTGGGGTCGAGCTGGTCGTAGGACTTCCCGGTGCCGCGCTGGTCGAACGTGACGACCACGAAGTCGTCCTCGAGTGCTTGGCTGTGGCGTCGCATCGCGCCGAGCTCGCTGCCGCCGGGTCCGCCGGCCAGGAACAAGAGCATCGGGTTCTGCGTGCTGCGCCCGCGGATCATCAACGCGAGATCATGTCCACCGACATCGACCCGGGTCAGTTCCGCGACGCTGCCGGCGACCGTCTGGCCGTCCGCGTCGACGATCGGGTCGGTGCTGGCCGGGCGAGCGATGAGAGCAGCCAGCGCCACTAGCGGGAGTTTCCCCGCTGTCTGATTGGGGCGCGTGTTTCCCGTGTTGGTGCTGGGCTGTTGGTGCCGGAGCGTGTATTACCTATATATGGCCTCCATCGTGGGGAAGAAGCAGGGCGGGCAGACCTACTACTACCTGGTGGAGTCGGCCCGGGTGGGCGGCAAGCCACGGATCGTGTCCCAGCAGTACCTGGGCAGCGCGGCGGAGGTGGCCGCGAAGCTGTCCGGGACCCCGGCCGGCGAGCCGGTCCGCACCCAGCACAAGAGGTTCGGGGACCTGGCCGCGGTGTGGGCGATGCTGGAGCGGCTCGACGTCGCCGGCGTGGTCGACCAGGTGGCGCCGCGCCGCTCGGACGCGGCCGCGTCGGTGGGGACCTACATCGCGTTGGCGACCGCGAACCGGATCGTGGCGCCGTGCTCGAAGCTCGCCTTCGCCGACTGGTGGGCCACCACCGCGGGGCCACGCTGGACCCGGCTGCGCGGGGCGGCGCTGGACCACCGCCGGTTCTGGACGGCGATGGACCGGCTCGACGAGGCCGCGCTGCGCGGCATCGAGACCGAGCTGGGCCGGCGGATGGTGGCCGAGTTCGACCTGGACCTGTCCGGGCTGGTGCTGGACATGACCAACTTCGCCACCTTCATCGACTCCACCAACGACAGGGCGCCGATCGCGCAGCGGGGCAGGGCCAAGCAGAAGCGGGTCGACCTGCGGCTGGTCGGGCTGGCGCTGGTGGTCACCCGCGACGGCGCGATACCGCTGCTCTCCCACGCCTATCCCGGCGACCGGCCCGACGTCACCCAGTTCGGGTCGGTGATCGAGGAGCTGGTGTCCCGGTACCGGGACCTGGCCGACGGCGTGGAGTCGCTGACCGTGGTCTACGACGCCGGCCAGAACTCCGCGGACAACCACGATCTCGTCGAGGACGCCGGGATCGGGTTCGTCGGGTCGCTGCCGCCGTCGGACCACCCCGATCTGCTCGCCATCCCCGCCACCGCCTACCGCGACGTCGACCCCGACGCCTATCCCGGACTGACCTGTGTCGACACCCGGGTCACCGCGCTCGGGGTGACCCGGCGGGCGGTGCTCACCCGCTCACCGACCCTGCACGCGGCGCAGTCCCGCGGCTTCGACCAGACCCTGGCCAAGGCCCGCCGCCGGCTCACCGAGCTCCAGGCCCGGCTGGCCCGCGGCAAGACCCGCCGGGACCGGGCCGCGGTCGCCGCCGAGATCGAGGCGATCACCAAGCCCCGTTGGGTCCGCGAGGTCCTCACCACCAC encodes:
- a CDS encoding alpha/beta hydrolase, with the protein product MALAALIARPASTDPIVDADGQTVAGSVAELTRVDVGGHDLALMIRGRSTQNPMLLFLAGGPGGSELGAMRRHSQALEDDFVVVTFDQRGTGKSYDQLDPTHTMTLDGAVADAVAVTNYLRDRFDQEKVYLVGQSWGTTLGVLAVQQHPELYRAYVGVGQMVSQAATDKIFYQDTLAWAREVGNTELVDTLEANGPPPYTDVLDYEAALSNEMEVHPYDHSPNSEGSGQMSENLLVEEYTLLDQLHILGATLDVFSVLYPQLQDIDFRTQATTLEVPVYLAQGRHEAPGRQLLAQQWFKQLRAPSKQLTYFETSGHRPLWEQPVEFQDLMATVLAETAPTP
- a CDS encoding IS1634 family transposase; this encodes MASIVGKKQGGQTYYYLVESARVGGKPRIVSQQYLGSAAEVAAKLSGTPAGEPVRTQHKRFGDLAAVWAMLERLDVAGVVDQVAPRRSDAAASVGTYIALATANRIVAPCSKLAFADWWATTAGPRWTRLRGAALDHRRFWTAMDRLDEAALRGIETELGRRMVAEFDLDLSGLVLDMTNFATFIDSTNDRAPIAQRGRAKQKRVDLRLVGLALVVTRDGAIPLLSHAYPGDRPDVTQFGSVIEELVSRYRDLADGVESLTVVYDAGQNSADNHDLVEDAGIGFVGSLPPSDHPDLLAIPATAYRDVDPDAYPGLTCVDTRVTALGVTRRAVLTRSPTLHAAQSRGFDQTLAKARRRLTELQARLARGKTRRDRAAVAAEIEAITKPRWVREVLTTTLTGQTPAELRLTWRTDTRARRRLEDRIFGKRILFTNRDHWTTAEVVAGYRSQDHVESGFRQMKDPRVVSFGPMHHWTDSKIRVHVFYCVLALTIAHLMRREAEQAGLHLSVRELLATLAGIEETVLLYHDGGKGRPRARRILTDQNPAQRQLADLFGIHRYAPTR